A window from Limanda limanda chromosome 14, fLimLim1.1, whole genome shotgun sequence encodes these proteins:
- the hspb1 gene encoding heat shock protein beta-1, with translation MAERRIPFSLLQSPSWDPFYDWQQSSRMFDQSFGMPTLEATFPTTHWPGYLRSSIMTPEMGTMTPHTPMMPHTPMMYPGAMMAQQAQQAHQARALSRQMSTGLSEIKQTQDNWKVSLDVNHFSPEELLVKTKDGVVEITGKHEERKDEHGFVSRTFTRKYTLPSTADIEKVTSSLSPEGVLTIEAPLARPAIESSEVRIPVTMDNKGGVVKK, from the exons ATGGCTGAGAGACGTATTCCTTTCAGCCTACTCCAAAGCCCGAGCTGGGACCCATTCTATGATTGGCAACAGAGCAGTCGCATGTTCGACCAGTCCTTCGGAATGCCGACCCTAGAAGCCACTTTCCCTACCACCCATTGGCCTGGGTACCTGCGCTCCTCCATCATGACCCCGGAAATGGGCACCATGACACCCCACACTCCTATGATGCCCCACACTCCCATGATGTATCCCGGCGCAATGATGGCCCAGCAGGCCCAGCAGGCGCATCAGGCTCGCGCCCTGTCCCGCCAGATGAGCACCGGATTGTCGGAGATCAAGCAGACCCAAGACAACTGGAAGGTGTCCCTGGACGTCAACCACTTCTCGCCTGAGGAGCTGCTAGTGAAAACCAAGGATGGTGTGGTGGAAATCACTG GGAAGcatgaggagaggaaggatgagCACGGTTTTGTGTCCAGGACTTTCACCAGGAAATACAC CCTGCCCTCCACTGCTGACATTGAGAAGGTGACCTCCTCCCTGTCCCCTGAGGGGGTGCTAACCATCGAGGCTCCTCTTGCTAGACCTGCCATCGAGTCCTCAGAGGTTAGGATACCCGTCACCATGGACAACAAAGGTGGCGTGGTGAAGAagtag